The Coffea arabica cultivar ET-39 chromosome 9e, Coffea Arabica ET-39 HiFi, whole genome shotgun sequence genome has a window encoding:
- the LOC113710006 gene encoding uncharacterized protein codes for MIQEKRKDDFIKLKQMLLSVVEYEEWFTKLFKFALDLVVTERKRKRKFIQELNIEIQESLATTKITIFTDALDKAQRIENAKSQSKTFHARKRSNPSNTPELSEKSTQPLKMERGAGGVRMPGKSGRAPSREPRQKEIIVGEPNHTEAECWRKQGKCLLCGNAEHQISSCPNAHREGGNTQQPARSVSKQSSAGGSQPKVPARLYALNNQQIPNPTEVVEVKTPTGNQCLIANKVYRNCEIWVGERKLLADLMSLAIKGYDVILEMDWLDRYHAQLDCKMKLVELRIPGEATLKLDVMDRLVSSTLISGIRVRKLLSSGGKGYLDFLINALRDKVKLENVPVVKEFFDVFLEELETFPLEREIALKIDVAPRTAPISKTPYRMAVRTLRSIDIHIYMYVHVKCAF; via the exons ATGATACAAGAAAAGAGGAAGGACgactttattaagttgaaacaaatgtTGCTAAGTGTAGTCGAGTATGAGGAATGGTTcaccaaacttttcaaatttgcccTAGATCTAGTGGTCACGGAGcgcaaaaggaaaaggaaattcaTTCAAGAGTTAAATATAGAAATCCAAGAGTCCCTAGCAACAACCAAGATCACCATTTTCACGGATGCCTTGGATAAGGCACAGAGGATAGAGAATGCTAAGTCTCAATCCAAAACCTTTCATGCTAGAAAGAGGAGCAATCCAAGCAATACCCCTGAACTGTCTGAAAAGTCTACCCAACCCCTTAAGATGGAAAGAGGGGCTGGAGGAGTGAGGATGCCCGGAAAATCAGGAAGAGCTCCATCAAGGGAGCCCCGCCAAAAGGAAATCATAGTGGGTGAG CCTAATCACACCGAGGCcgagtgctggagaaagcaaggaaagtgTCTGCTCTGCGGTAATGCCGAGCATCAGATATCGAGTTGCCCTAATGCCCATAGGGAAGGAGGAAATACTCAGCAGCCTGCTAGGTCCGTTTCAAAGCAGTCGAGTGCTGGAGGGAGCCAACCAAAAGTGCCAGCTAGGCTTTATGCCTTAAACAACCAGCAAATCCCTAACCCAACCgaagtggtggaag TTAAGACTCCTACGGGGAACCAGTGCCTAATTGCTAATAAGGTttatagaaattgtgagatttgggttGGTGAGAGGAAATTGTTGGCAGACTTAATGAGCCTAgcaattaagggatatgatgtgataCTTGAAATGGATTGGTTAGATCGATACCATGCTCAATTGGATTGTAAGATGAAATTAGTAGAATTACGCATCCCAGGGGAAGCAACTTTGAAGTTAGATGTGATGGATAGACTAGTATCGTCTACTTTAATTTCAGGGATTCGAGTTAGAAAATTGTTGAGTAGTGGGGGTAAAGGATATCTAGATTTTCTTATAAATGCACTTAGGGATAAGGTGAAGTTGGAAAACGTGCCAGTAGTGAAGGAATTTTTCGATGTTTTTCTCGAGGAGTTAGAGACGTTTCCTCTGGAGAGAGAAATAGCATTAAAAATTGATGTAGCTCCGAGGAcggcacctatctctaagacgcctTACAGGATGGCTGTGAGAACCTTGAGAAGTAtagatatacatatatacatgtatgtacaCGTTAAATGTGCATTTTAG